The proteins below are encoded in one region of Telopea speciosissima isolate NSW1024214 ecotype Mountain lineage chromosome 10, Tspe_v1, whole genome shotgun sequence:
- the LOC122641832 gene encoding strigolactone esterase D14-like, with translation MDFLNGEGGIVGALNAKVYGNGTETLVLSHGFGSDQTVWHYILPYLACYFKVVVFDMIFSANVNPQLYNPHRYSKFDSYAEDLICLLDQLNVTSSIYLGHSMSAMIGCIAATHRPHLFKHIILLSGSPRYLNAKGYYGGFKRSDVEMVFKDIKQDYHAWVKNFSPQAVGVNDTASIHEFECSLGRMKPNITLHVAKTVFLSDLRWVLRHVKIPCTIIQSERDFVVPISVAEYMKHKLGDDTKVEILKTKGHLPQLTAYPLLLEVLKRVLHIND, from the exons ATGGATTTTCTGAATGGAGAGGGAGGAATTGTGGGAGCCCTAAACGCCAAAGTTTATGGCAATGGAACAGAAACTCTTGTTCTCTCTCATGGGTTTGGTTCAGACCAGACTGTATGGCACTATATCCTCCCTTACTTGGCATGCTACTTCAAGGTGGTGGTCTTCGACATGATTTTTTCAGCAAATGTCAATCCTCAGCTTTACAATCCTCATAGATATTCAAAGTTTGATTCCTATGCTGAAGACCTTATTTGTCTTCTTGACCAGCTCAATGTGACCAGTTCTATCTACTTGGGTCACTCAATGTCTGCCATGATTGGGTGCATTGCTGCAACACATAGGCCACACCTCTTTAAACATATTATCTTACTAAGTGGCTCTccaag GTACCTCAATGCAAAAGGATATTATGGGGGCTTCAAGAGATCAGATGTTGAGATGGTTTTCAAAGACATAAAACAGGATTATCATGCTTGGGTGAAAAATTTTTCTCCACAGGCTGTTGGTGTCAATGATACAGCATCAATACATGAGTTTGAGTGCAGTTTAGGGAGAATGAAACCCAATATTACACTTCATGTTGCTAAAACTGTGTTCTTGAGTGATCTTAGATGGGTGTTGAGACATGTTAAGATACCTTGCACCATCATCCAATCTGAAAGGGACTTTGTTGTTCCAATCTCAGTTGCAGAATACATGAAACATAAGCTTGGTGATGACACAAAGGTTGAGATATTGAAGACAAAAGGCCACCTTCCTCAGCTCACAGCTTATCCTTTACTGTTGGAAGTATTAAAGAGAGTGCTTCATATTAATGATTAA